Below is a window of Acidobacteriota bacterium DNA.
GCTTGGATACATTCTGGTACCGGCGCGTAGGCTCGTACACGAACACCTCCGCACCAGGAAGGTCGCCCAGTGCCTTCTCGATCATCGGACGAACTTCCGACCAGCTACGACCGCCGTTGCCACAGCCGAGAGGCGGCACGGCGATCGACTGAATCCCTCTCTCCTCGACCACCCGGCGGAGGTCTGCGAGACCTGCTTCGATCCACTCTATCCGGGTCCGGGTACGCCAATGCTCCTTAGTCGGAAAGTTGATGATCCACCGAGGACCGGTCAGGCTCTGGGTCTCCGTCACGAACATCCGACCGGTCTTCACGTCTCCCCGCTGACAGGCCGCCGCATACTCGCGGAAGTTCGCAGGGAACGCTTCCTTGAACATCAGGGCGATTCCCTTGCCCATGACACCCACCGTGTTGACGGTATTCACCAGAGCCTCGACATCGGCCTCGAGAAGATTGCCTTTTGTGAACTGCATCATCGAAAGTACCAACCGGATCGTATGATCGTCTTCAACTCCACGCTGTGCTCATCCGCTGCTGCCTCAACCTCTTGCTTGATCGCCATATTGTAACAGGCTACCCCTTTGAGAACGCTGGCCGGAAGGTGCCGGTGAACAAGCACCTCTGCCTGATAACGCTCCTTCTTTCCTGGATCTTCCGGATCGTTCCGAAAGTCCTTTTCCTGCAAAATCTTGAAGTCGACCCGGCCGAGATCTGCCCGGTCACCGAAGAACTCAGCGCTGTGCAAATAGGCATGCCGATCGGTGAACACATAGCGCACACCAGCGCTCTCCAAGTCAAGCAGGGATGAAACCAGGATGACGATCTCGGCGTTCGTTCGTCGCTGGATGCCACCGTAGCCGGTAACGATATTGAAGAGCATTGGTGTGAACGGCGTGAAGTAAAAGGGAACGTAGTCGGCGAGCGTTCCTGCAGGAGAAGTAGGCACTCTCCGTCGCTGGCGCCTCTCGATCAGCTCCGGATTGCCGATGCTTACGAAGGAAGGATCCTGTATAGGTGAGCTGCTGCAATGGAGGCCATTCTGGAAGATCCAAGGGAGGTTGGCACGGTGGGTGATGCGAAAGATCAGAGCCTTCTCTGGCGTAAGGGATGGATGAAGCGTGCTAGTCATATCACTGCGTGACGATCCCGGAGAGGCAGCAGTACCCCTCTGAGCGCTGATGGGAATTCTAGCGTTCCACCCCGCAGCTTCGAAGGGCCCGACTACCTCACCGCGACGGTCACCCTCGCCATCGACTCCCGCCTCGGCCCCGTCTACCTCGGCTACGGCTACGCCGACCGCGGCACCGGCTACTTCCAGCTGGCCATCGGCTCGCGGTTCTGAGGCGAGGGAGCGCGACACCTGTCCCGCTACAGGTGTCGCAGATCGCGACAGCCGGCCGGCAACGGAATCGCCGGGAGCCCCTGAAATCAGGCATTCCGGGCGATGGCATTGGCCTTGCTCTCTAAGGTCACCGAACACCGACGTGACGAATCGAGAGACTAAGGAGGACTTATGACTTACGCCTTCCCCAATACCGACGGTGCCCTCGTCGACTTTGCTTCCCGCTATGAGAATTTCATCGGCGGGGACTGGGTCAAGCCGGTCAAGGGCAACTACTTCGAGAACGTCACCCCGGTGACGGGCCAGACCTTCTGCGAGATTCCGCGCTCGACGGCGGAAGATATCGAGCTGGCCCTGGACGCCGCTCATGGAGCCCGGGCCGCCTGGGGCAAGACCTCGCCGGCGGAGCGGGCCCAGATCCTCAACAAGATCGCCGACCGGCTGGAGGAGAATCTCGAACGCTTCGCCGTCGCGGAGACCTGGGACAACGGCAAGGCGGTGCGGGAGACACTGGCGGCGGACCTGCCCCTGACGATCGACCACTACCGCTACTTTGCGGGAGTGATTCGCAGCCAGGAAGGCACCATCGCCCCCATCGACGAGCACACCATGGCCTACCACTACAAGGAGCCGCTGGGGGTCGTGGGGCAGATCATCCCGTGGAATTTCCCGCTGCTGATGGCCGCCTGGAAGTTGGCGCCGGCGCTGGCGGCGGGCAATTGCGTGGTACTCAAGCCGGCGGAGCAGACCCCGGCGACGATCCTCCTGATGATGGAGCTGGTGGGCGACCTGCTGCCCCCGGGCGTGCTCAACGTCGTCAACGGCTTCGGCTTCGAGGCGGGCAAGCCGCTGGCGTCGAACCCGCGCATCGCCAAGGTCGCCTTCACCGGTGAGACCACCACCGGCCGGTTGATCATGCAATACGCCTCGGAGAACCTGATCCCGGTGACTCTGGAGCTCGGCGGTAAGTCGCCGAACCTCTTCTTCAAGGACGTCATGCAGGCGGACGACGCTTTCCGCTCGAAGTGCCTGGAGGGCTTCACCATGTTCGCCCTCAACCAGGGTGAGGTGTGTACCTGCCCGTCCCGGGCGCTGATCGAGGAGAGCATCTACGAGGAATTCCTCGACCTCTGCGTCCAGCGCACGAAGCAGACCAACCCCGGCAATCCGCTGGACCCGGAAACCCGCATGGGCGCCCAGGCGAGCAACGATCAATACGAGAAGATCCTCTCCTACCTGAAGATCGGCAAGGAGGAGGGCGCCGAGGTACTCACCGGCGGCGGCAAGGCCGAGCTGGACGGGGACCTCGCCGGCGGCTTCTACATCCAGCCCACCATCTTCAAGGGCCACAACAAGATGCGCGTCTTCCAGGAAGAGATCTTCGGCCCGGTGGTGTCGGTGACCTCCTTCTCCGACTACGACGACGCCATCGAGATCGCCAACGACACCCTCTACGGCCTCGGCGCCGGGGTGTGGAGCCGCGAGGCCAATATTTGCTATCGGGCAGGCCGCGACATCCAGGCCGGCCGCGTGTGGACCAATTGCTACCATCTCTACCCGGCCCACGCCGCCTTCGGAGGCTACAAGCAGTCCGGCATCGGCCGCGAGACCCACAAGATGATGCTCAACCACTATCAGCAGACCAAGAACCTGCTGGTCAGCTACGACCCCAACGAGATGGGGTTCTTCTAGGACGGAGTAAACGATGACGGAAGCAATACCCCGCGTGGTCGCCACCGATGCCGCCGTCGAGCTCATCGAGCGGCTGGCCAAGACCCAGGGCGAGCTGATGTTCCATCAATCCGGGGGCTGCTGCGACGGCAGCGCCCCCATGTGCTACCCCGAGGGCGAGTTCCGCATCGGCGAGCGGGACGTCTATCTGGGTTCCATCGCCGGCTGCGACGTGTTCATCGGCGGCAGCCAGTTCGAAGCCTGGAAGCACACCCAGCTGATCATCGACGCGGTCCCGGGACGGGGAGCGGGCTTCTCCATCGAAGCTCCCGAAGGAATGCGATTCCTGACCCGCTCCCGAGTCTTCTCGCCGGAGGAGCAAGCCTGGCTCGACGAGCATGCACCCATCGAGCGGGGCCCGCGGCGGCCGGACGCTCCACCCTCCGGATAGGGTCAGCTCGGCGGTGCTCCGCTGGCTCTCGCCGGACGCGGAGCACCGCTGATTCCTGGTCATGGTTGAAAATCCACCCGCCAACGCCTACGCTGGAGGGACGTCCGCGCTCGAGCGAACGTCCTACCCCACGGGAGGTCGGTTGGCGCAATTGGAGCTCGTCCAGGTCGAGTCGGGGCTCTGGGAGGCTTACCAGAGCCGCGGGTCGATTGCGGCCCAAAGCCATCCCGTCTTCGACCGCTGGCTCCGCTCCCGCGACCTCGGCGTCGACCCCGAGGGCACCCCTGAAAGCCGCGAAATCCTCCGCGGCCCCGAGCTTCGAGAACACCAAGAACGCTCCGCGCCCCTGCTGGCGGCGGCAGATCGGGTATTGACCACCGGCGGCGAGGAAGTCTTCACCCGCGCCCACTACCGGCTGCTGGTGACCGACGAGCAAGGGTTGATCCTGCGCTCCCAGGCCGGAGGAGAATTCCGCGACACCGCTCGCCATCTGCGCCTCATCGAGGGTGGCCGTTGGGCGGAGGAAATCCAGGGCACCAACGCCATCGGCACCGCCCTGGCGGAGGAGCGGGCGGTGACCGTCGCCGGCTGCGCTCACTTCGTTCGCTCGAACCACGACCTGGTCTGCTACGCCAGTCCCATCCGCGATCCCTATGGCCGCTTGGTGGGGGTCATCGACGCCACCTCCCACGCCCTCGCCGCCCACCCGGCGATCCAGCTGGCGGTGGCCCACGGAGCGCGGGCCATTCAAGAAGCGCTGCGTGGTCAGGCCTGGCTCGGGGCCGGCAGGAACGAAGTGGGGGATCGCCTGCGCCAAGCGGTGCGGCCGACCTTCCTGGTGGAGTGGCCCGGGGTGGTGCGCGCCGGCAATGCGGCGGTGGAGGAAGCCGGCGGCCTTTCCCTCACCGGCACCCGCCTCGACACGCTTTGCGGCCTCCATTGGCAGGAGCTCCTGGAAGCCTTGGAGGCCGGCACCGACCGCCTGCGCGCCCCCTTCTGGTCGACCACGGGACGCCCGACATGGCTGCGGCTGGAACCGGTCGCGAGCGAGCCCGAAAGGGGCGAGCCAAGGCTGATCCTGGCGGTACTGGTCACCGTCGAGGACGGCTCCACCGAACGAGTCCAGACCGGCGCGCACCAGGTTCCATCCAGCGAAGCTCCCCGCCGCGACGATCCCTTCGCCAACCTGGTGGGCAGCGATCCGGTGATGGCGCGCACCAAGGAGCTGGCGGCGCGCATCGCCCGCAGCCCGCTGCCGATTCTGCTGCTCGCCGAAACCGGCACCGGCAAGGGCCTGCTCGCCCGCGCCATCCACCGCGCCAGCCCCCGCGCCGACGGGCCCTTCGTCGACATCAACTGCGGCGCCCTATCGCCCCAACTGCTGGAGAGCGAGCTCTTCGGCTACGCCCCGGGGGCCTTCACCGGCGCCCACCGCACCGGCCGCGAGGGCAAGATCCATCAGGCCACCGGCGGCACCCTCTTCCTCGACGAGGTGGCGGAGACCTCGCCGTCGCTTCAGGCCATGCTGCTCAAGGTGTTGGAGGAAGGCTACTACTATCGAGTGGGCGAGAACGAGCCCCGGCGCTCCGACTTCCGGCTCATCGCCGCCACCTGTCGGGATCTCGATGCCATGGTGGCGGCGGGGACCTTCCGCCGCGACCTCTATTACCGCCTCGGCGGGGCACGGCTCACACTGCCCTCGCTGCAGAACCGTTCCGACTTGCAGGAGCTGGCGGAGGCTTTGCTGAACCGGCTAGCGGGCCAGGAAGGCCGTCACGCTCGGCCCCACCTGGCCCCGGAAGCCCTGACCGCCCTGCAAGCTCACTCCTGGCCCGGCAACGTGAGGGAGCTGCGCATGGCGCTGCAATTCGGCCTGGCGGTAGCCCCGGGAAGGGTGATTCGAGCCCAGGATCTGCCGCCCCAGATTCACGCCACTGACCCCGAGCAAGGGCCAGAGGCACCGATCACCGACCTGCGCTCCTCGGAGCGCGAAGCCCTCCTGCGCACCCTCCGCGCCACCAACGGCAACGTCAGCGCCGCCGCCCGCCGCCTCGGCGTCGCCCGCAGCACCGTCTATCGAATGATCGAGCGCCACGGCATCGAGATGCGGCGAACACCCTCGCCGCGCTGAGGGAAGCCAACCACCAACCACTTGGTTCTTCAGGAGCCAGACCCTTTGCTCTGGCCTTGAGCCGGTCCGGAACACGGTAGACTCAAGAAGATCTCGGGCGCAAAGAATCCGGTGGGCAGGAGATCATACGCTGAGACCCGTCAGTCTAGGTTGGCCAAAGCATTGCTGTGTTTAGAAAGGCGTCATGCTCGAAGAACTCCACCTGAAAGAAGTCGGCCCGGCTCCGACGCTCGCCATCGAGCTCAAGAGCAGAATCAACATCCTGGCCGGAGACAATGGATTGGGGAAGACATTTCTCCTCGATGTGGGTTGGTGGGCTTTGACCCGTACTTGGGCGCGAGGCCTGGCTATGCCCCATCTGCCACCAGCCGAGCCAGAAATCCGCTTTCGCTATACCCAATCCAGTACTGGAAGTTACAGGTACTCCAGTACGTTCAACCGAGAAACGGAGAAATGGTCCGTCCAGCAGGGCAGACCGCCCATCCCTGGGCTGGTTCTCTATGCACAAGTCGACGGAGGGTTCTCCGTTTGGGATCCAGCTCGCAACTACTGGAAGAAGGAGGACCCCGACCGCCCGTCCTCCTACTTATTCTCCGCACAGGAAGTCTGGGAAGGCAACCGCTACTGCGAAGGCCTGATCCGTGATTGGGCCTCGTGGCAACGAGAAGGAGGAGAGGCCTTCGAGGAGCTCCAGCAAGTCCTTCAGACTCTTGCACCTTCCGAGAATGAGCCCCTCGAGCCAGGCGAGCTCCGCAAAGTCTTTCTAGATGACGCCAGGCGCTACCCCACCTTGAGGATGCCATACGGCCAAGAGGTCGCTGTGATCCACGCTTCCGCCGGAATGCGGCGGATCATCGCCCTGGCCTACTTGCTCGTCTGGGCCTGGCAGGAACATTTGGCAACGTGCCAGCTGCGGGGCAGCAAACCCACCCGCGAAATCATCTTCCTCATCGATGAAATCGAAGCCCATCTCCACCCTCAGTGGCAACGGCGAATTGTTCCGGCCCTCACCGAAGTGATGAATGCACTGACCGGTGAGAACGATGCCCAGGTTCAGCTCATCGCTGCCACTCACTCTCCCTTGGTGCTCGCATCGATCGAACCCCAGTTCGATCCTGAGGTTGATGCGGTGTTTCACTTGAATCTAGCCGAAGGGGGCGTTGAGTTGCAGGAAGAGCCATGGGCGAAGCAAGGTGACGTAGTCGGTTGGCTCGTCTCCGACATCTTCGGCTTGCGCCAAGGCCGCTCTCTGGAGGCCGAGCGCGCCATCGAAGCGGCGGAGGCCTGGATGCGTGAAGACTTGAGCGCCCTCCCTCCGGGCCTGAGCAGTCCGGAAGAAATTCACCAGGAGCTCGAAAGAGTTCTGGCCGGACATGACCCCTTCTGGCCCCGATGGATCGTCTGGACGGAGCGCCACGACCAGCAAGAGGTCAACGCTTGATCGCCTTCGAGCGCGTCCCCCAACCACCGGGATTTAGAGAGCAGGCAGAACAGCCTGGGGCCGTATGGCTCGAGACTCACCCGGAAGCCAAACGCCCACGTGATTTCTGGACACCTTTCAAAGCCCCTCTGGCCCAAGGCTTTCATAACCTCTGCGCCTATTCGGCCATGTTTGAACCTGTCGGCACCGTCGATCACTTCGTCAGCTGCACCGAGGATCGTTCTCTCGCTTACAAATGGTCCAACTATCGCTATGCAGCGCAGTGGATCAACGCAAGCAAGAGCAGCCTGCCGTCCATCCAGATTCTTGACCCTTTCGAGGTCGAGAACGGCTGGTTCAAGATACTACTTCCGTCGCTCCAGCTCGTAGTCTCCCAAGAGATCTCGCCAGCTCTAAGGAAACGTGCCGAGTTTGTCCTTGTCCGCCTGAACCTACGGGATGACGAGCGGGTGATTCGCCAGCGGCGAGAATGGTTCCGGATGTACCAGGATGGAGAAATCAGCCTCGAAGGTTTGCGTAAGAAGGCCCCTCTCATCGCCCGCGCGGTGG
It encodes the following:
- a CDS encoding DUF779 domain-containing protein, yielding MTEAIPRVVATDAAVELIERLAKTQGELMFHQSGGCCDGSAPMCYPEGEFRIGERDVYLGSIAGCDVFIGGSQFEAWKHTQLIIDAVPGRGAGFSIEAPEGMRFLTRSRVFSPEEQAWLDEHAPIERGPRRPDAPPSG
- a CDS encoding aldehyde dehydrogenase family protein, which encodes MTYAFPNTDGALVDFASRYENFIGGDWVKPVKGNYFENVTPVTGQTFCEIPRSTAEDIELALDAAHGARAAWGKTSPAERAQILNKIADRLEENLERFAVAETWDNGKAVRETLAADLPLTIDHYRYFAGVIRSQEGTIAPIDEHTMAYHYKEPLGVVGQIIPWNFPLLMAAWKLAPALAAGNCVVLKPAEQTPATILLMMELVGDLLPPGVLNVVNGFGFEAGKPLASNPRIAKVAFTGETTTGRLIMQYASENLIPVTLELGGKSPNLFFKDVMQADDAFRSKCLEGFTMFALNQGEVCTCPSRALIEESIYEEFLDLCVQRTKQTNPGNPLDPETRMGAQASNDQYEKILSYLKIGKEEGAEVLTGGGKAELDGDLAGGFYIQPTIFKGHNKMRVFQEEIFGPVVSVTSFSDYDDAIEIANDTLYGLGAGVWSREANICYRAGRDIQAGRVWTNCYHLYPAHAAFGGYKQSGIGRETHKMMLNHYQQTKNLLVSYDPNEMGFF
- a CDS encoding sigma-54-dependent Fis family transcriptional regulator, which produces MAQLELVQVESGLWEAYQSRGSIAAQSHPVFDRWLRSRDLGVDPEGTPESREILRGPELREHQERSAPLLAAADRVLTTGGEEVFTRAHYRLLVTDEQGLILRSQAGGEFRDTARHLRLIEGGRWAEEIQGTNAIGTALAEERAVTVAGCAHFVRSNHDLVCYASPIRDPYGRLVGVIDATSHALAAHPAIQLAVAHGARAIQEALRGQAWLGAGRNEVGDRLRQAVRPTFLVEWPGVVRAGNAAVEEAGGLSLTGTRLDTLCGLHWQELLEALEAGTDRLRAPFWSTTGRPTWLRLEPVASEPERGEPRLILAVLVTVEDGSTERVQTGAHQVPSSEAPRRDDPFANLVGSDPVMARTKELAARIARSPLPILLLAETGTGKGLLARAIHRASPRADGPFVDINCGALSPQLLESELFGYAPGAFTGAHRTGREGKIHQATGGTLFLDEVAETSPSLQAMLLKVLEEGYYYRVGENEPRRSDFRLIAATCRDLDAMVAAGTFRRDLYYRLGGARLTLPSLQNRSDLQELAEALLNRLAGQEGRHARPHLAPEALTALQAHSWPGNVRELRMALQFGLAVAPGRVIRAQDLPPQIHATDPEQGPEAPITDLRSSEREALLRTLRATNGNVSAAARRLGVARSTVYRMIERHGIEMRRTPSPR
- a CDS encoding DUF4433 domain-containing protein, with translation MTSTLHPSLTPEKALIFRITHRANLPWIFQNGLHCSSSPIQDPSFVSIGNPELIERRQRRRVPTSPAGTLADYVPFYFTPFTPMLFNIVTGYGGIQRRTNAEIVILVSSLLDLESAGVRYVFTDRHAYLHSAEFFGDRADLGRVDFKILQEKDFRNDPEDPGKKERYQAEVLVHRHLPASVLKGVACYNMAIKQEVEAAADEHSVELKTIIRSGWYFR
- a CDS encoding ATP-binding protein — encoded protein: MLEELHLKEVGPAPTLAIELKSRINILAGDNGLGKTFLLDVGWWALTRTWARGLAMPHLPPAEPEIRFRYTQSSTGSYRYSSTFNRETEKWSVQQGRPPIPGLVLYAQVDGGFSVWDPARNYWKKEDPDRPSSYLFSAQEVWEGNRYCEGLIRDWASWQREGGEAFEELQQVLQTLAPSENEPLEPGELRKVFLDDARRYPTLRMPYGQEVAVIHASAGMRRIIALAYLLVWAWQEHLATCQLRGSKPTREIIFLIDEIEAHLHPQWQRRIVPALTEVMNALTGENDAQVQLIAATHSPLVLASIEPQFDPEVDAVFHLNLAEGGVELQEEPWAKQGDVVGWLVSDIFGLRQGRSLEAERAIEAAEAWMREDLSALPPGLSSPEEIHQELERVLAGHDPFWPRWIVWTERHDQQEVNA